The following proteins come from a genomic window of Mustelus asterias chromosome 1, sMusAst1.hap1.1, whole genome shotgun sequence:
- the lbx2 gene encoding transcription factor LBX2 — MTSGLNLKSNPALPPRIEERRRRSPQDHFPPPANSNKPLTPFSIEDILSKPSVKKNSHLCSSSHSATADKVSGPGAPRNGLPPQASPLCALEELASKTFKGLELSVIQAAEGRDHVTTFGQRQTSKKRRKSRTAFTNHQIYELEKRFLYQKYLSPADRDQIAQQLGLSNAQVITWFQNRRAKLKRDLEEMKADVESLKKLPPQQLEKLVHMEVFPEDGAGSKCESSELSPKLSPVPGLGPFPSSPQCSSRDQTTDEFSEDEEIEVDD, encoded by the exons ATGACGTCTGGGTTAAATCTGAAATCCAACCCGGCTTTGCCGCCCCGAATCGAGGAGCGAAGGCGGCGCAGTCCCCAGGATCACTTCCCACCTCCGGCGAACTCCAACAAGCCCCTCACCCCATTCAGCATCGAGGATATCCTCAGCAAGCCCTCGGTGAAAAAGAATTCTCATCTGTGCTCCTCCAGTCACTCGGCGACGGCAGACAAAGTGTCCGGGCCCGGAGCTCCTAGAAATGGGCTTCCCCCTCAAGCCTCACCGCTCTGCGCGCTGGAAGAACTGGCCAGCAAAACTTTTAAGGGTCTGGAGTTGAGTGTGATACAAGCGGCCGAAG GTCGGGACCATGTCACGACGTTTGGCCAGAGACAGACCTCCAAAAAGAGGCGAAAGTCTCGCACTGCCTTCACCAACCATCAGATCTACGAGCTGGAGAAGCGGTTCCTCTATCAGAAGTACTTGTCCCCCGCAGACAGGGATCAGATAGCCCAGCAACTGGGGCTGAGCAACGCACAGGTGATCACCTGGTTCCAGAACAGGAGGGCCAAGCTGAAACGCGACCTGGAGGAGATGAAAGCCGACGTGGAGTCCCTCAAAAAGCTGCCGCCCCAGCAACTGGAGAAGCTGGTGCACATGGAAGTGTTCCCGGAGGACGGCGCCGGCTCCAAGTGCGAGAGCTCGGAACTTTCCCCCAAACTGTCCCCGGTGCCCGGCCTGGGGCCCTTCCCCAGCTCGCCCCAGTGCTCCTCCAGAGACCAGACGACGGACGAATTCTCGGAAGACGAAGAAATTGAAGTGGACGATTGA
- the LOC144500937 gene encoding uncharacterized protein LOC144500937 — MHFVSKFANSDRWQRAPQPEFTVWTAANLTESASSKQLKQQQHGKRSPDSGMFLCSIPPVGFYSINLISSVCSFRSLRVFPEAFVSMSVLLASSFCFPCRLMLRSLPF; from the exons ATGCACTTTGTGTCAAAG TTTGCAAACTCAGATCGATGGCAAAGAG CTCCCCAGCCTGAGTTCACCGTTTGGACAGCAGCAAATCTGACCGAGTCCGCATCGTCAAAACAACTTAAACAGCAACAGCACGGAAAACGATCTCCTGATTCCGGCATGTTCCTGTGTTCGATACCTCCAgttggattctattctattaatcTTATTTCAAGTGTTTGTTCTTTTAGATCTCTTCGGGTTTTTCCAGAAGCGTTTGTCTCGATGTCTGTCCTCCTGGCCTCTTCGTTTTGTTTCCCGTGCCGTCTGATGCTTCGCAGTCTGCCTTTTTAA